A stretch of the Lonchura striata isolate bLonStr1 chromosome 17, bLonStr1.mat, whole genome shotgun sequence genome encodes the following:
- the R3HDML gene encoding peptidase inhibitor R3HDML: MAVLHLHLYLTALGCWVTQLASSFLLPNATELLSPPEGTAAGLPWAEGVPRGRRKRHLSPHDMSVILDYHNQVRAQVSPPAANMEYMVWDERLARAAEAWAARCLWDHGPPELMKYVGQNLSIQSGRYRSVMDMVKSWHQEKQHYSFPQPRECTPRCPSKCSGSVCSHYTQMVWATSSRLGCALGSCANVRVWGSTWRHAILLVCNYAIKGNWLGEAPYKVGRPCSACPPTYGGGCSNNMCFSGVKSNQVSWF, from the exons ATGGCTGTGCTGCACTTGCACCTGTACCTCACAGCCTTGGGCTGCTGGGTGACACAGCTGGccagctccttcctgctgccCAACGCCACCGAGCTGCTGTCCCCACCCGAGGGCACGGCCGCGGGGCTGCCGTGGGCCGAGGGGGTCCCGCGGGGCCGGAGGAAGCGACACCTCTCCCCCCACGACATGAGTGTGATTCTGGACTATCACAACCAAGTGCGGGCACAGgtgtcccctcctgctgccaATATGGAATACATG gtgtgggatgagcggCTGGCCAGGGCAGCGGAGGCGTGGGCTGCACGCTGCCTGTGGGACCACGGCCCCCCCGAGCTGATGAAGTATGTGGGACAGAACCTCTCCATCCAATCGGGCAG GTACCGCTCTGTCATGGACATGGTGAAATCCTGGCACCAGGAGAAGCAGCACTactccttcccccagccccgCGAGTGCACCCCCCGCTGCCCCTCCAAATGCAGCGGCTCCGTCTGCAGCCACTACACGCAG ATGGTGTGGGCAACCTCGAGCcgcctgggctgtgccctgggcagctgtgccaacGTGCGGGTGTGGGGCAGCACGTGGCGTCACGCCATCCTCCTCGTCTGCAACTATGCCATCAA GGGCAACTGGCTGGGAGAAGCGCCCTACAAGGTGGGGCGGCCGTGCTCAGCCTGCCCCCCCACCTACGGCGGGGGCTGCTCCAACAACATGTGCTTCAGCGGAGTCAAATCCAACCAAGTCAGCTGGTTCtag